From a region of the Desmodus rotundus isolate HL8 chromosome 7, HLdesRot8A.1, whole genome shotgun sequence genome:
- the LOC112300842 gene encoding ATP synthase subunit epsilon, mitochondrial-like, with the protein MILSNILVVFWRQAGLSYNLYSQNCAKAERDALKTEFKAYIEKASGSSMKIVKVKEE; encoded by the coding sequence ATGATTCTGTCCAACATCTTGGTGGTGTTCTGGAGACAGGCTGGACTCAGCTACAACTTATACTCCCAGAACTGTGCCAAAGCAGAGAGAGATGCACTGAAAACAGAATTCAAAGCATACATTGAGAAGGCTTCTGGCAGCAGCATGAAAATTGTGAAAGTGAAAGAGGAATAA
- the RIPK3 gene encoding receptor-interacting serine/threonine-protein kinase 3 isoform X1 — protein sequence MSCSKIWLGGTQASLVPTEVLKKLKRIGQGGFGTVFLARHEKWGRYVAVKIVNSEVISREVKAMASLHSEDVLPLLGVTEKLEWDYVSGPALVTRFMENGSLVGLLQPQCPRPWPLICRLLQEIVLGMCYLHSQDPVLLHRDLKPSNVLLDSDLHAKLADFGLSTFLGCSRSRAGSEVSGGTPAYLAPELLADVNQKASMASDVYSFGMLMWAVLAGREAETVTQLSLVQRAVYERKIRPPLTELPQPGPETPGLGGLMELMQHCWSHEPKDRPSFQECRQHTEEALCLVQSGDVDGMKMDAAVSTVKKFLSEHRNSNRWLSAPEPGLGETENDGPGGPTGSLDSIAVSDMLDKLNLKRSPSSAPEKCANLPERIEAQKEEVQHAWTARMSSGSTARPPSTSETSSFKNQKPNPTSAWTPAPGPQGNQGPERCGTNWPPEEPGPNPTPGPSHLTIHNSKWVQIGNNNHMTIPGKIALPTWKRPPQGMGRGCQHAPRK from the exons ATGTCCTGCAGCAAGATATG GCTTGGAGGTACCCAAGCCTCCCTGGTGCCCACCGAGgtattaaagaaactgaagcgCATCGGACAAGGTGGGTTCGGCACAGTGTTCCTGGCTCGACATGAGAAATGGGGTCGTTATGTGGCAGTCAAGATCGTGAACTC GGAGGTGATATCAAGAGAGGTGAAGGCCATGGCAAGCCTGCATAGTGAGGACGTGTTGCCACTGCTGGGAGTCACCGAGAAGCTGGAGTGGGACTACGTGTCTGGGCCGGCTCTGGTGACTCGATTCATGGAGAACGGTTCCCTGGTGGGGCTGCTGCAACCCCAATGTCCTCGGCCCTGGCCACTTATCTGCCGCCTGCTGCAAGAGATTGTGCTTGGGATGTGTTACCTGCACAGCCAGGATCCTGTGCTTCTGCACCGGGACCTGAAGCCCTCCAACGTTCTGCTGGACTCAGACCTGCATGCCAAG CTGGCAGATTTTGGCCTGTCCACATTTCTGGGATGCTCACGGTCACGGGCAGGATCTGAGGTGTCAGGGGGTACCCCAGCCTACTTGGCCCCAGAACTGTTAGCTGATGTAAATCAGAAGGCTTCCATGGCCAGCGATGTCTACAG CTTCGGGATGCTGATGTGGGCAGTGCTCGCCGGAAGAGAAGCTGAGA CAGTGACCCAGCTGTCACTGGTGCAGAGAGCCGTGTATGAGAGGAAGATCCGGCCGCCACTGACAGAgctgccccagcctggccctgagaCTCCAGGCTTGGGAGGACTGATGGAGTTAATGCAGCACTGCTGGAGCCACGAACCCAAGGACAGGCCTTCCTTCCAAG AATGCAGACAACACACTGAGGAAGCCCTCTGCCTGGTACAAAGTGGAGATGTAGATGGTATGAAGATGGATGCTGCTGTCTCCACA GTAAAGAAGTTCCTGTCTGAGCACAGGAACAGCAACAGGTGGTTGTCTGCCCCTGAGCCAGGCCTGGGCGAAACAGAAAATGATGGCCCTGGGGGACCCACAGGAAGCCTTGATTCCATCGCCGTCTCTGACATGCTGGACAAACTGAATCTGAAACGGTCCCCTAGCTCTGCTCCTGAAAAATGTGCAAACCTTCCTGAGAGGattgaggcacagaaagaggAGGTCCAGCATGCCTGGACGGCAAGAATGTCTTCTGGTTCAACAGCCCGACCTCCCTCAACTTCAGAGACCTCATCATTCAAAAACCAGAAGCCCAACCCCACCTCAGCTTGGACGCCAGCTCCTGGACCCCAAGGAAATCAG GGGCCTGAGAGATGTGGCACCAACTGGCCTCCTGAGGAGCCAGGGCCAAATCCAACTCCAG